Proteins encoded in a region of the Magallana gigas chromosome 8, xbMagGiga1.1, whole genome shotgun sequence genome:
- the LOC105328992 gene encoding baculoviral IAP repeat-containing protein 7-B yields MDIIPQSPYERLAPLRNDYNKRLRTFDHRWPQGVPVLPQDLAQDGFYYTGLEDKVQCTHCGGILSGWCEGDVVALEHRQHFPNCPWVRHGRQLQNGHVANAPPSNVGDLSGFSVGHTVPTGENFNFRYQQTLGPTDEPGVTRPKFHIYSLESARKASFKGWPTQITQRPEVLTKAGFFYLGEGDKCKCFYCGGILWDWEPGDDPWVEHAKWFPDCPWVKLAKGDQFVEDVQREMNRMQIDDEETSHGPIAQETSVKTVDDPSSSSSASSKPSDAGAGAAGTSQASIAAGASHTSTAEEGSDERKRLQKIIEENRNLKEQKLCKICLDEDVGVLFEPCGHICCCASCAVSLQQCPICRQPISKSVKAYIS; encoded by the exons ATGGACATAATACCTCAGAGTCCGTATGAGCGACTGGCGCCACTGAGGAACGACTACAACAAGCGACTTAGGACATTTGATCATCGATGGCCACAAGGGGTACCTGTGTTACCACAGGACCTGGCACAAGATGGGTTTTATTACACAGGACTAGAAGACAAAGTGCAATGTACACACTGTGGGGGGATACTGAGTGGTTGGTGTGAGGGTGATGTTGTGGCATTGGAACATCGCCAACATTTCCCAAACTGCCCCTGGGTCAGGCATGGTCGTCAACTACAGAATGGGCATGTGGCAAATGCTCCGCCTTCTAATGTTGGAGACCTATCAGGTTTTAGTGTTGGTCATACAGTGCCAACAGGGGAAAACTTTAACTTTCGATACCAACAGACACTTGGTCCTACTGATGAACCCGGTGTTACTCGGCctaaatttcatatctattctCTGGAGTCGGCAAGAAAAGCTTCTTTCAAAGGATGGCCTACTCAGATAACCCAAAGACCTGAAGTTCTTACTAAAGCGGGCTTCTTTTATCTAG GAGAGGGGGACAAGTGTAAATGTTTTTACTGCGGGGGCATTCTGTGGGACTGGGAGCCCGGAGATGACCCCTGGGTGGAGCACGCCAAGTGGTTCCCTGACTGTCCCTGGGTCAAGCTGGCCAAAGGAGACCAATTTGTAGAAGATGTACAGCGG GAAATGAATCGAATGCAGATCGATGATGAAGAAACAAGCCATGGGCCCATTG CACAGGAGACATCTGTGAAGACAGTTGATGACCCATCTTCTTCTTCATCGGCTTCATCAAAGCCAAGTGATGCAGGGGCTGGTGCAGCAGGAACCAGCCAAGCATCCATAGCAGCGGGAGCCAGTCACACCTCAACAGCTGAGGAAGGGTCAGATGAGAGGAAAA gGTTGCAAAAAATTATTGAAGAGAATCGCAACCTGAAGGAACAGAAACTGTGTAAAATATGTCTAGATGAAGATGTTGGGGTGCTGTTTGAACCTTGTGGTCATATTTGCTGTTGTGCCAGCTGTGCTGTTTCCTTACAACAGTGTCCTATTTGTCGACAACCTATCTCCAAATCAGTTAAAGCCTACATCTCATGA